Proteins encoded by one window of Phosphitispora fastidiosa:
- a CDS encoding L,D-transpeptidase family protein, whose amino-acid sequence MKSKISILPEIPTTKISYKLRWKNRSTAVLTLKQDGLPYGQLLTVKINRAGTKLPFIKKSFKTRFRSSVPVSLVSDQELHDISTRGPVPILFNTPVTPEDIKEFIKLPAPGKVEPVNINYQGKIYSDHSRWQYIPFHPLENNTSYEIIITPGLHSKSGAELDAEKKITFATAPPISVLSTNPADQSTGISLYKKIEVTLDQDIINGSMKITDLKTKKILTGATEISEKKILFKPVNCFLPGREYRVNLNVTAATNELLEDYCFSFNTLKMEDTYWLDVNLGETHSVIVYKGDEIIRLMPASGGRPETPTPLGLFYTQDRGHSFWSPRFGEGATYWVRLVGQVLIHSVPRDNKWEIKQDEHDKLGLPASHGCIRLSEEDAKWVYQNIPRGTMVFIHL is encoded by the coding sequence TTGAAGTCTAAAATAAGCATTCTTCCTGAAATACCAACCACAAAGATATCCTATAAGCTTAGGTGGAAAAACCGTTCAACTGCAGTTTTAACACTGAAACAAGATGGTCTTCCATATGGCCAGCTGTTAACAGTTAAAATTAATCGGGCTGGAACGAAACTGCCCTTCATTAAGAAGAGTTTCAAAACCAGGTTTCGGTCTTCTGTCCCGGTTTCTTTGGTTTCAGATCAGGAACTGCATGACATCTCTACGAGAGGCCCAGTCCCAATTTTATTTAACACTCCCGTAACTCCTGAGGACATCAAAGAATTTATCAAGCTTCCCGCACCGGGAAAAGTGGAGCCGGTAAACATTAATTATCAGGGTAAAATCTATTCTGACCACAGCCGTTGGCAGTACATACCGTTCCATCCCCTTGAAAACAACACCTCTTATGAAATCATAATTACTCCGGGCCTGCACAGCAAAAGCGGGGCTGAACTTGATGCAGAAAAGAAAATAACCTTTGCCACAGCCCCTCCAATTAGCGTGTTAAGCACTAATCCGGCTGATCAAAGTACCGGCATATCTCTATATAAAAAAATAGAAGTTACTCTCGACCAGGATATAATTAATGGTTCCATGAAGATTACAGACCTGAAAACAAAAAAAATCCTCACCGGAGCAACAGAAATAAGCGAAAAAAAAATCCTCTTCAAACCTGTCAATTGCTTTTTGCCGGGAAGAGAGTACAGAGTAAATCTGAATGTAACAGCTGCTACCAATGAGTTACTGGAAGATTACTGTTTTTCTTTTAATACGTTAAAGATGGAGGATACCTACTGGTTGGATGTCAATCTGGGGGAAACCCATAGTGTCATAGTATATAAAGGTGATGAAATCATTCGCCTGATGCCGGCATCGGGAGGACGTCCGGAAACTCCCACCCCATTGGGCCTCTTTTATACCCAAGACAGGGGCCACAGTTTTTGGTCTCCACGGTTTGGAGAAGGGGCTACATACTGGGTCAGATTGGTCGGACAGGTCTTGATACACTCTGTTCCGCGGGATAATAAATGGGAAATTAAGCAGGATGAACATGATAAACTCGGACTGCCGGCAAGCCATGGTTGTATTCGTTTAAGCGAAGAAGACGCTAAATGGGTTTACCAAAATATCCCCAGAGGTACTATGGTGTTTATTCACTTATAA
- the cobC gene encoding alpha-ribazole phosphatase translates to MSDTRTRLYIVRHGETEWNKTLRYQGHRDIPLSEEGRVQAAQIAKRLSGEKLHAAYASDLSRALETAEAISEYHGLDVARVPELKETNFGLWEGLTYGEIDRQFHSVMKEWYKNPRDTQIPGGESLGEVADRCQAGIDRILSENPGKNVLVVAHGGIIRIIVATVLGMSLNDYWKIKQDNVSLNIVEFFEPERAILCLLNDTAHLGMTNHG, encoded by the coding sequence TTGTCTGACACGAGAACCAGGCTTTATATAGTGCGCCATGGTGAAACGGAGTGGAATAAAACCCTGAGATACCAGGGGCACCGGGATATCCCCCTCAGTGAGGAGGGGCGTGTACAGGCCGCCCAAATTGCCAAAAGGCTGTCAGGAGAAAAACTGCACGCCGCCTATGCCAGTGATTTATCAAGGGCATTGGAGACGGCTGAGGCTATATCAGAATATCATGGCCTAGATGTGGCAAGAGTTCCGGAACTCAAGGAAACAAACTTCGGTTTATGGGAAGGCCTCACCTATGGTGAAATTGACAGGCAGTTTCACAGTGTAATGAAAGAGTGGTATAAAAATCCCCGGGATACCCAAATTCCTGGAGGCGAATCCCTGGGAGAGGTAGCAGACCGCTGCCAGGCTGGGATAGACAGAATTTTGAGTGAAAATCCCGGGAAAAATGTGCTGGTAGTGGCTCATGGCGGGATAATCAGGATAATTGTGGCCACCGTTCTGGGTATGAGCCTTAATGATTACTGGAAAATTAAACAGGATAATGTATCCCTTAATATTGTAGAGTTCTTCGAACCCGAACGGGCTATATTATGTTTACTGAATGACACGGCACACCTGGGGATGACTAACCATGGATAA
- a CDS encoding aspartate/glutamate racemase family protein — protein MQKLGIIGGMGPESTIDYYRLAIKKYREMTGGADYPELLINSISMTKMLQMVSDKEWDSLTGYLSGALKELANAGAEYAVIASNTPHIVFDEVQALSSIPVLSIVAETCQKAKALGLKRVGLLGTGFTMKADYYTRVFEKEGIAVIVPDAGEQEYINTKIFAELQSLVIKAETKKELLAIVKRMIDDSKIEGVVLGCTELPLILDRDEYGISFLNTSLIHVESAIRYGL, from the coding sequence ATGCAAAAGCTGGGGATTATTGGAGGTATGGGACCTGAGTCAACTATTGACTACTATCGCTTAGCAATCAAAAAATACCGGGAAATGACCGGTGGTGCAGATTACCCAGAGCTGTTAATTAACAGTATAAGTATGACTAAAATGCTGCAGATGGTGTCTGATAAGGAGTGGGACAGCTTAACAGGATATTTGTCCGGCGCCCTGAAAGAGCTGGCAAATGCCGGCGCTGAATATGCAGTCATCGCTTCCAACACCCCACATATTGTGTTTGATGAGGTGCAGGCATTATCAAGTATACCTGTATTAAGTATAGTTGCCGAAACCTGTCAAAAGGCTAAAGCCCTGGGCTTGAAAAGAGTTGGTCTGCTGGGCACCGGGTTTACGATGAAGGCAGATTACTATACCAGGGTATTTGAAAAGGAAGGTATTGCAGTTATTGTACCTGATGCCGGGGAACAGGAATATATTAACACCAAGATATTTGCGGAACTGCAGTCATTAGTAATTAAGGCTGAGACGAAAAAGGAACTTTTGGCAATTGTAAAGCGGATGATTGACGATTCCAAGATAGAGGGTGTTGTTCTGGGATGTACAGAACTGCCCCTGATACTGGACCGGGATGAATATGGAATCAGTTTTTTGAACACCTCATTAATTCATGTGGAAAGTGCCATTAGGTACGGATTATGA
- the dinB gene encoding DNA polymerase IV, producing the protein MCNIMLIDMNSFFASVHQALDPALRGKPVVVCGDPGKRHGIVLAASYEAKKFGVKTTMPKWEAEQLVSGGIYLKPDHGKYLEFSKRIMNIIRDFSPLVEQFSIDEAFVDMAGSHCDIVETAKLIKKRIWEEAGVLCSVGIGPNKVVAKMAAELEKPDGLTLIAKSEVPARLWPLPVKKLFGVGGSTQKKLNSLGIYTIGDLAGFPPDILERKLGAPGRVLHMSANGESCSSVNPNSHDDLKSIGNQFTLSRDYKGAEIKKAIMEIAEKVGHRVRQGRYMCKTVTLILRETDFTNHAWSHTLSEHTDISEEICSTAVRLFKSNWPQDKKVRLIGVSVSNLVKKRFEQVDLFNEKEKLRKLDNACDQIKNRFGYDSIVRGISLEKHWDDPMK; encoded by the coding sequence TTGTGCAATATAATGCTGATTGATATGAACTCGTTTTTTGCATCAGTTCACCAGGCCCTTGATCCAGCCCTGAGGGGTAAGCCGGTAGTGGTTTGTGGGGACCCGGGCAAGAGACACGGCATTGTGCTGGCTGCCTCTTATGAGGCGAAGAAGTTTGGGGTGAAGACCACCATGCCCAAATGGGAGGCTGAGCAGCTGGTGTCGGGGGGTATTTATCTAAAGCCTGACCATGGGAAATACCTGGAGTTTTCCAAACGGATTATGAATATCATCAGAGACTTTTCTCCTCTTGTGGAGCAGTTCTCGATAGATGAAGCATTTGTAGACATGGCTGGGTCCCATTGTGATATTGTGGAGACAGCCAAACTGATAAAGAAAAGGATCTGGGAGGAAGCAGGCGTTTTGTGCTCTGTAGGTATTGGTCCCAACAAAGTTGTGGCTAAAATGGCTGCTGAACTGGAAAAGCCTGACGGCCTTACCCTGATTGCCAAAAGTGAAGTGCCGGCAAGACTCTGGCCGTTACCGGTGAAAAAATTATTCGGGGTAGGGGGCAGTACTCAGAAGAAGCTGAATTCCCTTGGGATTTACACAATTGGTGACCTGGCCGGATTTCCTCCGGATATCCTTGAAAGGAAACTGGGGGCCCCAGGACGGGTGCTGCACATGTCGGCAAATGGAGAAAGCTGCAGTTCAGTTAACCCCAATTCCCATGATGACCTTAAATCAATAGGGAATCAATTTACATTGAGCCGGGACTACAAAGGGGCGGAAATAAAAAAAGCCATTATGGAAATAGCTGAAAAAGTTGGGCACAGGGTAAGGCAGGGCAGGTATATGTGCAAAACGGTGACCCTGATACTCCGGGAAACAGATTTTACTAACCATGCTTGGTCACATACACTAAGTGAACACACCGATATTTCAGAAGAAATATGCAGCACGGCTGTAAGGCTGTTTAAGAGTAATTGGCCTCAGGACAAAAAAGTCAGGTTAATCGGGGTAAGTGTTTCCAATCTGGTCAAGAAGCGTTTTGAACAGGTTGACCTGTTTAATGAAAAAGAAAAACTGCGTAAACTTGACAATGCCTGTGACCAAATAAAGAATCGGTTTGGGTATGACAGTATAGTAAGGGGCATATCTCTGGAAAAACATTGGGATGACCCCATGAAATGA
- a CDS encoding DUF2284 domain-containing protein codes for MNQDQMYESFIRRACELGAAAAKVIDPKNIITAAWVLMKCQFGCSGYNSSCCCPPRTPTPGKMREIIDCYTTAILIHGDDYRIQNNLVANLEREIFLAGYHKALGLGAGPCKLCQKCSMEKCIHPENARPSMEACGIDVYATAGLNGFPIEVVKDRSCEQNSFGLILVE; via the coding sequence ATGAATCAGGACCAGATGTATGAAAGTTTTATCAGGCGGGCCTGTGAGTTAGGGGCGGCCGCGGCAAAGGTTATTGATCCCAAAAATATCATAACCGCCGCATGGGTACTGATGAAGTGCCAGTTCGGATGCAGCGGCTATAACAGCAGCTGCTGCTGTCCGCCCAGGACACCCACTCCCGGGAAAATGCGTGAAATTATAGATTGTTACACAACAGCAATTTTGATTCACGGTGATGATTACAGAATTCAGAACAACCTGGTGGCAAACCTGGAGAGGGAAATTTTCCTGGCCGGATATCACAAGGCTCTGGGATTGGGCGCCGGGCCCTGTAAGCTGTGTCAGAAGTGCAGTATGGAAAAATGTATTCACCCCGAAAACGCCCGGCCTTCCATGGAGGCTTGTGGAATTGATGTCTATGCAACGGCGGGATTAAACGGGTTTCCAATAGAAGTTGTCAAAGATCGGTCTTGTGAGCAAAACAGTTTCGGCTTAATTCTGGTAGAATAG
- the cobS gene encoding adenosylcobinamide-GDP ribazoletransferase, translated as MWSSFVFALQFLTRIHIADPEWDYRKCGEGSSFFPAAGLIIGVFLYLTAFLGLKLFTPLIVAALLILIGVVVSGGLHLDGFMDTIDGLFSGRSLERKLEIMKDSRVGSFGVVGLACLFLIKLGFMVELLNLGKTGWLFAVPVFARWCMVYSIRYFPYLRQAGLGNPYSDHTGKKEFLTASVITAVVLLGAMRTEVLVFLALIPLNHFFARWVNRTLGGLTGDIYGATAELMEAAGLMAVYLAYTTRVFY; from the coding sequence ATGTGGTCTAGTTTTGTATTTGCACTTCAGTTTTTAACCCGGATACATATTGCAGACCCCGAATGGGATTACCGGAAATGCGGGGAGGGTTCGTCGTTCTTTCCGGCAGCAGGCCTTATCATCGGGGTATTTTTGTATCTTACGGCATTTCTGGGTTTAAAGCTGTTTACCCCCCTGATAGTGGCAGCTCTTCTGATTCTCATCGGGGTGGTAGTCAGCGGCGGACTTCATCTCGACGGTTTTATGGACACCATTGACGGGTTATTCAGTGGGAGAAGCCTTGAACGTAAATTGGAAATAATGAAGGACAGCCGGGTCGGCTCGTTTGGGGTTGTTGGGCTGGCATGCCTTTTTCTGATAAAGCTGGGTTTCATGGTTGAGCTGCTGAACCTGGGGAAAACCGGGTGGCTGTTTGCGGTACCTGTGTTTGCCCGCTGGTGTATGGTTTATTCCATAAGATATTTTCCGTATCTCAGACAGGCGGGCTTGGGGAATCCATACTCAGACCACACCGGGAAAAAGGAGTTTTTAACCGCATCAGTAATTACCGCAGTAGTTCTGCTAGGTGCCATGAGAACAGAAGTTTTGGTGTTTTTAGCCCTGATACCGTTAAATCATTTTTTTGCCAGGTGGGTCAACAGGACCCTTGGCGGTCTTACCGGAGACATCTATGGAGCAACGGCGGAACTCATGGAAGCCGCCGGCTTAATGGCCGTCTATCTGGCTTATACCACTCGTGTTTTTTATTAA
- a CDS encoding GHMP family kinase ATP-binding protein, with amino-acid sequence MLGIARAPGTCGELVQGKLDGTNLLVTCPVDLYSVVTVQLNKTGNIVVTDNLPKVKLAVERTLQFFGKTGYGAEITVFSQIPCGKGMASSTADIAAACAAAAKGLDTEISDWDIAGIALSIEPTDGLMFPGITVFDHIGGRAARILGPAPEMEILIIDLGGTVDTVGFNAKMDLDVLNIAKENKIALAMAKIEKGLAVGNCQLIGQAATESAYANQHMLPKPDLDRICDICRMTGGLGVNVAHSGTVIGVLFEAGTGFAVRAREVFSAEGFDVFCKTRIINGGIDVLEERAGDKFWKPLNIYTEETYGRLRKGTG; translated from the coding sequence ATGCTGGGAATTGCACGGGCGCCGGGAACTTGTGGTGAACTGGTCCAGGGGAAACTTGATGGGACCAATTTACTGGTAACTTGTCCGGTTGACCTCTATTCAGTTGTTACGGTACAGTTAAATAAAACAGGAAATATAGTAGTTACCGACAACCTGCCCAAAGTAAAACTGGCTGTGGAAAGAACCCTGCAGTTTTTCGGTAAAACAGGCTATGGCGCGGAAATAACCGTGTTTTCACAGATTCCTTGCGGCAAAGGGATGGCCAGCAGTACTGCAGACATTGCCGCTGCCTGTGCCGCTGCGGCAAAAGGGCTGGACACGGAGATTTCCGATTGGGATATAGCCGGGATTGCGCTGTCAATAGAGCCGACAGATGGGCTGATGTTCCCCGGGATAACAGTTTTCGACCATATTGGAGGCAGGGCCGCCAGGATCCTGGGTCCGGCCCCGGAAATGGAGATTCTTATTATAGATCTTGGCGGGACAGTAGACACAGTTGGTTTTAATGCCAAAATGGACCTGGATGTTCTGAATATAGCAAAAGAAAATAAAATAGCGTTAGCTATGGCAAAAATCGAAAAGGGACTGGCAGTGGGGAACTGTCAGCTAATTGGCCAGGCTGCAACTGAAAGCGCTTATGCAAACCAGCATATGCTGCCCAAACCGGACCTGGATAGGATTTGTGATATCTGTAGGATGACCGGCGGACTGGGTGTCAATGTAGCCCACAGCGGCACCGTGATAGGTGTGCTGTTTGAAGCCGGAACCGGGTTTGCAGTTCGGGCCAGGGAGGTGTTCAGTGCGGAAGGGTTCGATGTTTTTTGCAAGACACGTATCATAAACGGCGGGATTGACGTTTTAGAAGAGAGAGCAGGTGATAAGTTTTGGAAACCATTGAACATATACACGGAGGAAACCTACGGGAGGCTGCGGAAAGGTACGGGATAA
- a CDS encoding spore coat protein encodes MSLNLTQKERLLLEDQKKHEEICIQKYTSFANKAQDPRLKQMFNTHAQHEQQHLNTVNQILSGQTPNLQSQTQQQGMQQQGMQQQGAQQQSMLQNAFNQGLSGMGLTDSNDAALCNDLLMTEKYVSGAYDTAIFEMTDSNVRQTLNHIQKEEQQHGEDIFNYMKSMGMYNPQ; translated from the coding sequence ATGTCACTAAACTTAACCCAAAAAGAAAGGCTTCTTTTGGAAGACCAGAAAAAGCACGAGGAAATTTGTATTCAGAAGTACACCAGTTTTGCCAACAAGGCACAGGATCCCCGGTTAAAGCAAATGTTTAATACTCATGCCCAGCATGAACAGCAGCATTTAAACACAGTTAATCAGATTCTTTCCGGACAGACGCCAAACCTGCAGTCCCAAACCCAGCAGCAGGGGATGCAGCAGCAAGGGATGCAGCAGCAAGGGGCACAACAGCAAAGCATGCTTCAGAATGCTTTTAACCAGGGACTGTCCGGAATGGGGTTAACAGACTCAAATGATGCGGCTTTGTGTAATGACCTCTTGATGACCGAAAAATACGTCTCCGGGGCATATGATACCGCCATTTTCGAAATGACAGATTCTAACGTGCGCCAGACTCTTAACCACATTCAGAAAGAGGAACAGCAGCATGGAGAAGATATTTTTAATTATATGAAAAGTATGGGTATGTATAATCCTCAATAA
- a CDS encoding DUF2284 domain-containing protein, translated as MSIDELIMLLKQEISDSRVNFRPFEISDVKVEESVRLKCMIPPCPDFGRRKFCPPNLPDLDFIRKAISQYQGGLLVSLTIPFNSEAVTGVKQFEPHLELLKIIGQCEKIACENVNHLAFGLTVGGCNLCPDCPPADEPCRRPLEARPGADGFGIDITALARQLGVNIEWPITTELNFLGMIFV; from the coding sequence ATGTCTATTGATGAATTGATAATGCTATTAAAACAAGAAATATCCGATTCCAGGGTTAATTTCCGACCATTTGAAATTTCGGATGTTAAAGTTGAAGAAAGTGTTCGCTTGAAATGTATGATTCCGCCATGTCCGGATTTTGGACGGCGTAAATTCTGCCCACCAAATTTACCTGACCTTGACTTTATCCGAAAGGCTATATCTCAGTATCAGGGCGGTTTGCTTGTCAGTTTAACGATTCCGTTTAACAGTGAGGCCGTGACCGGAGTTAAACAGTTTGAACCACATCTGGAGTTGTTGAAAATTATCGGGCAGTGTGAAAAAATTGCCTGTGAAAACGTAAATCACCTGGCCTTTGGGCTTACCGTAGGGGGCTGCAATCTTTGTCCGGACTGTCCTCCGGCAGACGAACCATGCCGGCGTCCCCTGGAAGCGCGCCCCGGCGCCGATGGCTTCGGGATAGATATTACCGCCTTGGCCAGACAATTAGGAGTAAATATTGAATGGCCGATAACAACAGAATTGAACTTTTTGGGCATGATATTTGTATAA
- the cobD gene encoding threonine-phosphate decarboxylase CobD, whose product METIEHIHGGNLREAAERYGINEAGIVDFSANINPFGMSSKAVEAIINNIDVVTNYPDPQAVVLRRAVSEWLGLPDNMIVAGNGAVEILYLLAKVIGPELALIPAPTFNEYEIAVRNNKGKVRDCCLDEGSDFSLDTGDVIRLWQDTDAVFICNPNNPTGRLIPRDKLEELIKKAAGLRKWVIVDEAFMDFVADRENYSVMDLVTKYSNLFVLYSLTKFFAIPGLRLGMGIGSPDIIAKINRVRDPWNVNCFAQLVGAAVLKDEQYISNTVSFVNEEKTFLYDRINNIIGLRPIAPSANYMLINVAGTGYSAAEVCQMLGEQGILVRDCSSYKNMRPVYIRTAVKKREENKLLIESLQRLGRK is encoded by the coding sequence TTGGAAACCATTGAACATATACACGGAGGAAACCTACGGGAGGCTGCGGAAAGGTACGGGATAAATGAGGCCGGTATCGTTGATTTCAGTGCCAACATAAATCCATTCGGGATGTCTTCCAAAGCTGTTGAAGCAATTATTAACAATATAGATGTGGTTACAAATTATCCGGATCCTCAGGCTGTGGTTTTACGCAGAGCTGTGTCTGAATGGCTCGGCCTGCCTGATAATATGATTGTTGCCGGTAACGGCGCAGTCGAAATACTGTATCTTCTGGCTAAAGTAATCGGGCCCGAACTGGCTTTGATTCCTGCCCCGACCTTTAATGAATATGAGATTGCAGTCAGGAACAACAAGGGTAAGGTAAGAGACTGCTGTCTTGATGAAGGCAGTGACTTTTCCCTGGACACAGGGGATGTTATCCGCCTGTGGCAGGATACGGATGCAGTCTTTATCTGTAATCCCAATAACCCGACCGGGAGACTGATTCCCCGGGATAAGCTGGAGGAATTGATAAAAAAGGCCGCCGGGCTCAGAAAATGGGTGATTGTAGATGAGGCCTTTATGGACTTTGTTGCCGATAGGGAAAACTACTCAGTTATGGACCTGGTTACCAAATACAGTAACCTTTTTGTGCTCTATTCACTGACCAAGTTTTTTGCCATTCCCGGACTGCGCCTTGGGATGGGAATCGGCAGCCCGGATATTATCGCAAAGATAAACAGAGTCAGGGACCCGTGGAATGTGAATTGTTTTGCCCAGCTTGTGGGTGCTGCGGTATTAAAGGATGAACAGTACATCTCTAATACCGTCTCTTTCGTTAATGAGGAAAAAACATTCCTTTATGACCGGATTAATAATATAATTGGACTAAGACCAATTGCCCCGAGCGCCAACTATATGCTGATTAATGTGGCCGGAACGGGGTATTCGGCTGCTGAGGTATGCCAAATGCTGGGTGAACAGGGTATCCTGGTCAGGGACTGCTCATCTTATAAGAATATGAGGCCTGTCTATATCAGGACAGCAGTTAAAAAGAGGGAAGAGAACAAGCTTTTGATTGAATCCTTGCAAAGATTGGGGAGAAAATAA
- a CDS encoding glycosyltransferase, with protein MYFPMVYDLENKLAQNAALVFATSEKERESFIALYNLNPGKVKLAPNGINPNEWLTRKEAAGDRITAFFIGANYPPNIQAVDYIINHLADKCPQIDFIVAGGCCGPFQDREMPNVKLLGRVNNRKKVDLFAGVDIAVNPVISGAGVNIKTLEFLSAGIPLFSTGFGVRGLELIDKKHYLKAEIENFPEIINEFCHQKDLLQEIAACGRSYVNDNYSWNNIARDINEEIDNSLVEDKVSVIMAVYNGQEYLKESIDSILNQTYPHFEFIIVNDGSRDDTAKILDSITDPRVKVFHLAENHGVSYARNFAAAKAKYEWLVLQDDDDISLPGRIEEQLRYLRAHPDLISALSMFQIIKTETPVTENSPIISKSMTSPHLTLNRIKRRRFYCYWICYGSAVISRKAFLQAGGYDPQYRIGEDHDLFLRLMDLGAIDMVPRVLYQYRYDRNSTSKKNRSETRAAIIKISVRHIKRRYEKNGLTPATALLASKEDSDYFTKTVCAETGIQIKLSLRYTKDQQTDNRHIDQALSLFKQGIINGILVLGDLKPMQPIVNQLIHNGMTLNKNLFLLKSFKTKAIP; from the coding sequence TTGTATTTTCCAATGGTTTATGACCTCGAAAATAAATTAGCCCAAAATGCTGCTTTGGTGTTCGCAACTTCGGAAAAAGAAAGAGAAAGCTTTATTGCCCTGTATAACCTTAACCCTGGAAAAGTAAAGCTGGCGCCCAATGGTATCAATCCAAATGAGTGGCTTACCCGCAAAGAAGCAGCCGGTGATAGAATTACCGCATTTTTCATCGGGGCTAACTATCCCCCGAACATCCAGGCAGTTGATTATATTATCAATCATCTGGCAGACAAGTGTCCCCAGATAGATTTTATTGTTGCCGGAGGGTGCTGCGGCCCATTTCAAGACCGGGAAATGCCTAATGTCAAACTGTTAGGCAGAGTGAATAACAGGAAAAAAGTTGACTTGTTTGCCGGTGTGGATATAGCGGTTAATCCTGTAATTTCGGGCGCCGGTGTCAATATCAAAACACTTGAGTTCCTCTCTGCAGGAATCCCCTTATTTTCTACCGGGTTTGGTGTCCGGGGATTGGAGCTGATTGATAAAAAACACTATCTGAAAGCCGAAATAGAAAATTTCCCTGAGATCATCAATGAATTCTGCCATCAGAAGGATCTTTTGCAAGAGATAGCTGCATGTGGACGCAGCTATGTTAACGATAACTACTCTTGGAATAATATTGCCCGCGATATCAATGAAGAAATAGATAACAGCCTGGTGGAAGACAAGGTTTCTGTGATCATGGCTGTCTATAATGGTCAGGAATATCTGAAAGAATCCATAGACAGTATTTTAAACCAAACCTATCCACATTTTGAATTTATTATTGTAAATGACGGCTCCAGGGATGACACCGCAAAAATTCTCGATAGCATAACAGACCCCCGGGTGAAGGTTTTCCACCTTGCCGAAAACCATGGCGTTTCCTATGCCCGTAATTTCGCTGCTGCCAAGGCAAAATACGAATGGCTTGTGCTGCAGGATGACGATGATATCAGCCTTCCCGGCAGAATCGAAGAGCAGTTAAGGTATCTAAGGGCTCACCCGGATCTGATTTCTGCACTTTCGATGTTCCAGATAATTAAAACGGAAACACCGGTGACTGAGAATTCCCCAATCATTTCAAAATCGATGACATCCCCTCATCTTACCCTAAATCGCATAAAAAGAAGGAGATTTTATTGCTACTGGATATGTTACGGTTCGGCTGTTATTTCACGAAAGGCTTTTTTACAGGCGGGAGGTTATGACCCACAGTATAGAATTGGAGAGGACCATGACCTGTTCCTGCGTTTGATGGATTTGGGCGCTATCGATATGGTTCCCAGGGTACTTTATCAGTACCGTTATGATCGCAATTCAACCTCGAAAAAGAACCGTTCAGAGACCCGGGCCGCAATTATAAAAATATCGGTCAGGCATATAAAAAGAAGGTATGAAAAAAACGGCCTTACCCCTGCCACTGCCCTTCTTGCTTCCAAAGAGGACTCCGATTATTTCACCAAGACCGTCTGTGCGGAAACCGGGATTCAAATAAAACTGTCTCTCCGGTATACCAAAGACCAACAAACCGATAACCGGCATATTGACCAGGCGCTTTCCCTTTTTAAACAAGGAATAATCAATGGTATTCTGGTTCTGGGGGACCTTAAACCCATGCAGCCCATCGTAAACCAGCTAATTCACAATGGGATGACCTTAAACAAGAACTTATTTCTCCTGAAAAGCTTTAAGACAAAAGCCATACCTTGA
- a CDS encoding secondary thiamine-phosphate synthase enzyme YjbQ, which yields MKSHRKELWFETRERRKLINITPQVEQVLSESGIKEGLLLCNAMHITASVFINDDESGLHQDFETWLEKLAPEKPYEQYHHNGYEDNADAHLKRTVMGREVVVAVTGGRLDLGPWEQIFYGEFDGKRKKRVLVKIIGE from the coding sequence ATGAAAAGCCACCGAAAAGAATTATGGTTTGAAACCAGAGAAAGGCGGAAACTAATCAACATCACCCCACAGGTGGAACAGGTACTTTCTGAAAGTGGCATCAAGGAAGGTCTGCTGCTATGTAATGCCATGCATATCACTGCCAGTGTCTTTATCAATGATGATGAAAGCGGGCTGCATCAGGATTTTGAAACCTGGTTGGAAAAGCTGGCGCCTGAGAAACCCTATGAACAATATCACCATAATGGGTATGAGGACAACGCTGATGCCCACCTAAAGCGCACTGTCATGGGACGGGAAGTGGTTGTGGCCGTAACAGGCGGCAGATTGGATTTGGGCCCCTGGGAACAGATATTTTATGGTGAGTTTGACGGCAAACGCAAAAAACGGGTATTAGTTAAGATAATCGGTGAATAA